From a single Paludibacter jiangxiensis genomic region:
- a CDS encoding BT0820 family HAD-type phosphatase, whose protein sequence is MVIAVDFDGTIVEHEYPRIGREIPFAFDVLKRLQKEEFHQLILWTVREGELLEEALEFCRQRGLEFYAVNSDHPGTPYSDELISRKLKADIFIDDRNIGGLPDWGVIYRMVKYKQSWPEAMNSAETEYIRKKKPNLLIRLGEMLEASKR, encoded by the coding sequence ATGGTTATAGCGGTTGACTTTGACGGAACAATTGTAGAGCACGAATATCCGAGAATCGGACGTGAAATACCCTTTGCCTTTGATGTGCTTAAACGCTTGCAGAAAGAGGAGTTTCACCAGTTGATTTTATGGACAGTAAGAGAAGGTGAATTGCTCGAAGAAGCTCTGGAGTTTTGTCGCCAACGGGGACTTGAATTCTACGCAGTAAACAGCGACCATCCGGGAACTCCATATTCCGATGAATTGATTTCCAGAAAGCTGAAAGCGGACATTTTTATCGACGATAGAAATATAGGTGGCTTGCCCGACTGGGGCGTGATTTACCGTATGGTTAAGTATAAGCAATCCTGGCCGGAAGCGATGAATAGCGCTGAAACGGAATATATCCGCAAGAAGAAACCCAACCTGCTGATTCGGCTGGGAGAGATGCTGGAAGCTTCTAAAAGATAA